The following proteins are co-located in the Solea senegalensis isolate Sse05_10M linkage group LG12, IFAPA_SoseM_1, whole genome shotgun sequence genome:
- the rom1b gene encoding rod outer segment membrane protein 1b — protein MLLKMKFNQQRRVRLAQGLWLLSWLAVMCGAFIFCLGVFLKIELLRRDEVMDNTEIHVVPNILMMVGLASIGTNWAATRVCQDSLDASRFPRWKVLLLAWFAVAAMLCCLLISVVVLSYALQGRLEESLKIGLRNGIRFYKDTDVPGRCFQKETIDHLQMEFRCCGNNNFRDWFEVQWVSGRYLDFTSKDVKDRIRSNVDGRYLLDGVPFSCCNPASPRPCLQNHLTDNTAHYNYDFQSEELNLYSRGCRQALIDYYMGLMNSTGPGVLSVILIQMSVLLSLRYLQTAVEGAMALEDPEGDSEGYLLQKGVKETLEEVKANVLTMLKFTQVDPTTDGESPEAADA, from the exons ATGCTGCTGAAAATGAAGTTCAACCAGCAGAGGCGGGTGCGTCTGGCCCAGGGACTGTGGCTGCTGTCGTGGCTGGCAGTGATGTGCGGGGCCTTTATCTTCTGTCTGGGGGTTTTCCTCAAGATAGAGCTGCTCCGTAGGGATGAG GTGATGGACAACACAGAGATCCACGTGGTGCCCAACATCCTAATGATGGTGGGTCTGGCCTCCATTGGCACCAACTGGGCTGCTACTCGTGTGTGTCAGGACTCCCTGGATGCCAGCCGCTTCCCCCGTTGGAAGGTTCTCCTGTTGGCCTGGTTTGCTGTTGCTGCAATGCTCTGTTGCCTGCTCATCTCCGTGGTGGTGCTCAGCTATGCCCTGCAGGGACGCCTGGAGGAGTCACTGAAG ATTGGCCTCAGGAATGGTATTCGCTTCTACAAGGACACAGACGTACCAGGCCGCTGTTTCCAGAAAGAGACCATCGATCATCTGCAGATGGAGTTTCGCTGTTGTGGAAACAACAATTTCAGAGACTGGTTTGAGGTTCAGTGGGTCAGCGGCAGATACCTGGACTTCACCTCTAAAGATGTGAAGGA CCGTATCCGGAGTAATGTGGATGGACGTTACCTGCTGGACGGCGTTCCTTTCAGCTGCTGTAACCCTGCCTCCCCTCGCCCCTGCCTGCAGAACCACCTGACAGACAACACTGCCCACTACAACTATGACTTCCAGTCAGAGGAGCTCAACCTGTACAGCCGGGGCTGTAGGCAGGCGCTGATCGACTATTACATGGGCCTAATGAATTCAACCGGTCCTGGTGTGCTGTCAGTCATCTTAATACAG ATGTCGGTGCTCCTGAGCCTGCGTTACCTACAGACGGCTGTGGAAGGAGCCATGGCACTGGAGGACCCAGAGGGCGACAGTGAGGGTTATCTCCTGCAGAAGGGAGTGAAAGAAACCTTGGAGGAAGTCAAAGCCAATGTCCTCACCATGCTAAAGTTTACGCAGGTCGACCCCACTACCGACGGGGAGTCCCCAGAGGCAGCAGATGCCTAG